The following coding sequences lie in one Rutidosis leptorrhynchoides isolate AG116_Rl617_1_P2 chromosome 6, CSIRO_AGI_Rlap_v1, whole genome shotgun sequence genomic window:
- the LOC139854840 gene encoding uncharacterized protein, which translates to MKQKSRVRWAIDGDENSRFFHTVVKSRQSFNAIKGINIDGCWVTNPAAIKLSASNFFAGRFKSDCTCRPSFTSSNFLTLEEEDVCMLEAGFSVEEIKQVVWDCVISKAPGPDGFNFNFIKRFWDTLEVDIVNGVMEFSHTGVFGRGCNSSFISLIPKIQDPLGFKDFQPISLIGCFYKIVATLLSNRLKRVISKVISSCQSAFIKGRQILDRILIANEVIHECKKNRKKMFLFKVDFERAFNSIDWAFLDDILRQMNFGPTWRKWINGCLKSARSSILINGSPTEEFQLEKGLRQGDPLSPFLFIIAVEALNLKMPPILSGSSIASDMHQLPFNYLGMPVGERMTSINAWGDVVNKFNSKLNGWKANLLSIGGRLTLNKAVLSSPLYLMSLYKIPNSVLDSLEAIRRNFFGIILIRKKIIWINWDQTRVPKLNGGLGIGSLKAKNLSLLCKWWWRFRHEPNALWCKVIQSLYGQEGVLNTDHVPTNLSPIWKQIRNVCLKNAYLRLYAIESDRNATVSMRLCNSGGGLCNSGGGLVGKWGWLTRLRGGTCSELSDLEDRIDTLNSLSTQSDSWKWTLHNSGKFSVKILSSLCDQKLLGSNPIQGALSCRWIPYVPKKVNIFIRRLGMNRLPTRCNLVSKGVTLPSLMCPFCNRVEEDIDHLFSSCDMSITLWRGFFELVGYFVPSPGWSSKYT; encoded by the exons ATGAAGCAAAAAAGTAGGGTTCGTTGGGCAATCGATGGCGATGAAAACTCTCGATTCTTCCATACGGTAGTGAAATCCAGGCAATCCTTTAACGCCATAAAAGGAATTAATATCGATGGCTGCTGGGTAACTAATCCTGCTGCTATTAAACTTTCGGCGTCGAATTTCTTTGCAGGTAGATTTAAGTCTGACTGTACTTGTAGACCTTCTTTTACAAGTTCAAATTTTCTTACACTTGAAGAGGAAGATGTGTGCATGTTGGAGGCTGGATTTAGTGTGGAAGAGATTAAACAAGTCGTCTGGGATTGTGTAATCTCTAAAGCTCCCGGGCCGGACGGGTTTAATTTTAACTTCATTAAACGCTTCTGGGACACTCTTGAAGTAGATATTGTTAACGGTGTCATGGAATTCTCGCATACTGGAGTTTTTGGCAGAGGGTGCAATAGCTCTTTTATTTCCTTAATACCCAAGATCCAAGATCCATTGGGCTTTAAAGACTTTCAGCCCATCAGTTTAATTGGGTGCTTTTATAAAATCGTGGCTACCCTTCTCTCAAATCGGCTGAAAAGAGTTATCTCCAAGGTGATCAGCTCGTGTCAATCCGCCTTTATAAAAGGACGACAAATCCTTGACAGAATTTTAATTGCCAATGAAGTAATTCATGAGTgtaagaagaaccgaaagaagatgtTTTTATTTAAAGTTGATTTTGAACGAGCATTTAATAGTATTGATTGGGCTTTTCTCGATGATATTCTTAGACAAATGAATTTTGGTCCAACATGGAGAAAATGGATAAATGGCTGTCTTAAGTCTGCCCGTTCTTCGATTCTCATTAATGGGTCACCAACAGAAGAGTTTCAACTGGAGAAAGGGTTGAGGCAAGGGGATCCACTATCTCCCTTCCTGTTCATTATTGCGGTGGAGGCCCTAAAT CTGAAAATGCCTCCAATCTTATCAGGATCCTCAATTGCTTCGGATATGCATCAG CTCCCTTTTAATTATCTGGGCATGCCAGTGGGCGAACGTATGACATCAATTAATGCTTGGGGAGATGTGGTAAATAAATTCAATTCAAAACTTAATGGGTGGAAAGCCAATCTCCTCTCAATCGGGGGAAGATTGACCTTGAATAAAGCTGTGTTGAGCAGTCCTCTTTATCTGATGTCTTTGTACAAAATCCCAAATAGTGTGCTCGATTCGCTTGAAGCAATTAGGCGAAATTTCTTTGGAATAATTTTAATAAGAAAAAAAATTATTTGGATTAACTGGGATCAAACAAGGGTTCCTAAATTGAACGGAGGTTTGGGAATCGGGAGTTTAAAAGCAAAAAACTTGAGCctactatgtaaatggtggtggagatttagGCACGAACCAAACGCACTTTGGTGCAAAGTAATTCAATCATTATATGGGCAGGAAGGTGTGTTAAACACCGATCATGTGCCAACTAATCTTTCGCCTATTTGGAAACAAATAAGAAATGTG TGCTTGAAAAATGCTTACCTGCGACTATATGCGATTGAATCTGATAGAAACGCGACTGTTAGCATGCGTTTGTGTAACTCAGGGGGTGGTCTGTGTAACTCAGGGGGTGGTCTGGTCGGTAAGTGGGGCTGGTTGACTCGACTAAGGGGCGGGACTTGCTCCGAGCTATCTGATCTTGAAGATAGGATTGACACCCTTAACTCTCTTTCGACTCAATCGGATTCATGGAAGTGGACTTTACATAATTCGGGTAAATTTTCGGTAAAAATCCTTTCCTCTCTTTGTGACCAAAAACTACTTGGGTCAAATCCAATACAAGGTGCACTTTCTTGTCGTTGGATTCCTTACGTCCCCAAAAAAGTAAATATCTTTATTCGGAGGCTTGGTATGAATCGGTTACCTACTCGGTGCAACTTAGTATCGAAGGGTGTCACACTTCCTTCCCTGATGTGCCCGTTTTGTAACAGAGTTGAGGAAGACATCGATCACTTATTTTCGTCATGTGATATGTCTATTACTCTTTGGAGAGGTTTTTTTGAGTTGGTGGGGTATTTTGTGCCAAGTCCCGGTTGGAGTTCCAAATATACTTAA